Part of the Leptolyngbya sp. BL0902 genome, GGCGGCACCACAGCCAAAGGTCTCGGCCTGGGTGCGGGTATAGGCTCCAAGGCGGCCAGGGAACTGATCGGCCACCTGCCGCACCGCCCCATCCATTGCGTCGCTGAGGGAACCCATCGTAACGAAGTGGGCCACCGGGGTTTGAAAAAAGGGGGTGAGGTAGAAGGGGAGCCAGTCGTAGGCAAAGTTGACGATTAAATCATAGGCGTCTTGATGTTGGCGGGCGGTGTCCCACATGCGCCCCAAAACCCCATCCTGATGCAGAACAATGGGGGTGTCGCGCCCCTGGGTGTGGGCGGTGGGCTGAAGCGGGCCAGAAACGCCAACCACAGGCAAATCCCCCAGCACTGAGCCCGCCGGAGCAAGAATGGTAACGTCATGCCCCCGCCGCCGCAGTTCTTGCCCTAGGTTCAGCAATGTTAGTTCAACGCCGCCCCCCAACCCCGACCCCAGCGGCCCCACCGGGGTAGACACCAACAGCAACCGTAACCGATCCATACACATATCCTTTGGGGTCATCTGGGGGCAAGTCAGGGCATTCTCAAAGCGCCTGCGCTTCAAGCCGATCTAGAGAAATGCGGGCGGCTTCGGCCACCTGAAAGTGAATGTCTTTTTCTAGGTAGCGCAGGGCGGCTTCGGTTTTGGGGCTGGGCAAATGGCCCAGGGCTTCGGCGAGGCGCTGCCGCACCAGCCAATCGGGGGACTGGGCAAACTTGAGAATCTCGTCTACGGCGGCCACATCGCCAATTTCTCCCACCGCCGCAATCGCCGCCTGCTGCATCACTTCCTGATCGCTCTGGAGGGCCTGCATTAGCACATCGTGGGCGCGGGGATCTTTGAGATTGCCCAGCGCCACCGCCGCACTAAAGCGTACCAGC contains:
- a CDS encoding HEAT repeat domain-containing protein codes for the protein MASVDLDQIAANLQSPNSKDRMLALASLRDVPAAQAAPLIRQVIDDDNMQIRSMAVFALGIKPDEHAFDILIRLLTSDPDYGIRADAAGALGYLEDPRAFESLVRAFYEDTDWLVRFSAAVALGNLKDPRAHDVLMQALQSDQEVMQQAAIAAVGEIGDVAAVDEILKFAQSPDWLVRQRLAEALGHLPSPKTEAALRYLEKDIHFQVAEAARISLDRLEAQAL